One genomic window of Coffea eugenioides isolate CCC68of chromosome 1, Ceug_1.0, whole genome shotgun sequence includes the following:
- the LOC113775654 gene encoding proliferating cell nuclear antigen yields MFELRLVQGSLLKKVLDAIKDLVNDANFDCSSSGFSLQAMDSSHVALVALLLRSEGFEHYRCDRNFSMGMNLNNMAKMLKCAGNDDIITIKGDDGSDTVTFMFESPTQDKIADFEMKLMDIDSEHLGIPEAEYQAIVRMPSAEFARICKDLSSIGDTVVISVTKEGVKFSTRGDIGSANIVCRQNTTVDKPEEATVIEMNDPVSLTFALRYLNSFTKASPLSNTVTISLSSELPVVVEYKIAEMGYIRFYLAPKIEEDEEETKP; encoded by the exons ATGTTTGAATTAAGGCTTGTTCAGGGTAGTTTGTTGAAGAAGGTTCTGGACGCCATAAAAGATTTGGTGAACGATGCGAATTTCGACTGTTCCTCGAGTGGCTTCTCCTTGCAAGCCATGGACTCCAGCCACGTCGCGCTGGTGGCTCTGCTGCTCAGATCCGAAGGCTTTGAGCACTACCGCTGTgaccgtaatttttccatgggGATGAATCTTAACAATATGGCTAAGATGCTCAAGTGCGCCGGAAACGATGACATCATCACCATTAAAGGCGACGATGGCAGTGATACTGTTACCTTCATGTTTGAAAGTCCCA CTCAAGATAAGATAGCTGATTTTGAAATGAAGCTTATGGACATCGACAGTGAGCACCTTGGAATTCCAGAAGCAGAGTACCAGGCTATTGTTAGGATGCCTTCGGCTGAGTTTGCTAGAATTTGTAAAGATCTCAGCAGTATCGGTGATACAG TTGTGATATCTGTGACAAAAGAAGGTGTAAAATTTTCAACAAGAGGTGATATTGGGTCTGCTAATATTGTTTGCCGGCAGAATACAACTGTTGACAAG CCAGAGGAAGCAACTGTTATAGAAATGAATGATCCAGTGTCCTTGACATTTGCCCTTAGGTATTTGAACTCTTTTACCAAGGCAAGCCCATTGTCTAACACAGTAACCATCAGTTTGTCTTCAGAGCTTCCTGTAGTTGTTGAGTACAAGATTGCAGAGATGGGTTATATAAGATTTTACCTGGCGCCTAAGATTGAAGAGGATGAAGAAGAGACAAAGCCTTGA
- the LOC113767149 gene encoding neutral ceramidase 2-like gives MELFSFLNLHLWRPAAMIWFAQLLLLLLLVQENRTVVGATSNYLIGLGSYDITGPAADVNMMGYANMDQTASGVHFRLRARAFIVAEPQGNRILFVNLDACMASQLVTIKVLERLKTRYGDLYTDKNVAISGIHTHAGPGGYLQYVVYIVTSLGFVRQSFDALVDGIEQSIIQAHENLRPGSIFVNTGELLDAGVNRSPSAYLNNPTAERNKYKYDVDKEMTLLKFVDDEWGPVGSFNWFATHGTSMSRTNGLISGDNKGAAARFMEDWFDQTNAGSTFSKASESSEVPRRVSNIIPIVHEKHHELLELAASFKSSPGRPATKFMSMARRVRSALRLADRPRFVSAFCQTNCGDVSPNVLGAFCTDTGLPCDFNHSTCSGKNELCYGRGPGYPDEFESTRIIGERQFKKAVDLFNKASEQLAGKVDYRHTYLDFSKLEVTIPKQGGGTEEVKTCPAAMGFAFAAGTTDGPGAFDFKQGDSQGNAFWKLVRDLLKTPDKEQVDCQQPKPILLDTGEMKEPYDWAPSILPIQILRIGQLVILTVPGEFTTMSGRRLRDAVKAVLTASTGQFNGNVHVVIAGLSNTYSQYITTFEEYEIQRYEGASTLFGPHTLSAYIQEFKKLATALKSGQPVQQGPQPPDLLDKQISLLAPVVLDATPIGKKFGDVCKDVPKNSTFKRGDTVTVVFWSACPRNDLMTEGTFALVELLQGKDTWIPVYDDDDFCLRFIWSRPSKFSARSQATLEWRIPETAAAGVYRIRHFGAAKSLLGSIKHFTGSSSAFVVA, from the exons ATGGAgctgttttcttttctaaatCTACATTTGTGGAGACCAGCGGCAATGATTTGGTTTGCCCAGCTACTGCTGCTGTTGCTGCTAGTACAAGAGAATCGTACAGTAGTAGGGGCAACTTCCAATTATTTAATAGGGCTTGGAAGTTATGACATTACTGGTCCTGCTGCTGATGTTAATATGATGGGGTATGCCAACATGGATCAAACTGCATCTGGAGTTCACTTCAGATTGCGAGCTCGTGCATTTATTGTAGCAGAACCACAGGGGAACCGCATCCTTTTTGTTAATCTTGATGCTTGTATGGCCTCCCAACTCGTGACTATTAAAGTTCTTGAGAGATTGAAGACGAG GTATGGAGATCTTTATACTGATAAGAATGTTGCTATTAGTGGTATACACACGCATGCTGGCCCTGGGGGTTATCTACAGTATGTTGTGTATATAGTGACATCCCTTGGGTTTGTACGTCAGTCATTTGATGCTCTTGTTGATGGCATTGAACAAAGTATCATACAAGCTCATGAAAATCTACGGCCTGGGTCAATATTTGTCAACACAG GAGAACTTCTTGATGCTGGTGTCAATCGCAGTCCCAGTGCTTATCTTAATAATCCGACAGCAGAACGCAATAAATATAAGTATGACGTTGACAAAGAAATGACCCTTTTAAAGTTTGTAGATGATGAGTGGGGCCCAGTAGGTAGCTTCAATTGGTTTGCAACCCATGGAACATCTATGAGCCGTACAAATGGGTTGATAAGTGGTGACAATAAAGGGGCTGCTGCACGATTTATGGAAGACTGGTTTGATCAGACTAATGCTGGAAGCACATTCTCTAAGGCATCTGAATCTAGTGAAGTCCCTCGTAGAGTATCAAACATCATTCCGATAGTTCATGAAAAGC ATCATGAATTGCTTGAGCTTGCTGCATCTTTCAAGTCTTCTCCGGGAAGGCCAGCAACCAAGTTTATGAGTATGGCTAGACGAGTGAGGAGTGCTCTAAGGCTGGCTGATAGGCCTAGATTTGTATCTGCATTTTGTCAAACCAACTGCGGTGACGTTAGTCCAAATGTTCTTGGCGCATTTTGCACAGACACAGGATTGCCTTGTGACTTCAATCATAGTACCTGTAGTGGGAAGAACGAGTTGTGTTATGGCCGAGGCCCAGG TTACCCAGATGAATTTGAGAGTACACGCATCATTGGGGAGAGACAATTCAAAAAAGCTGTCGATCTTTTCAATAAAGCATCAGAACAGTTGGCGGGGAAGGTTGATTATCGTCATACTTATCTGGACTTCTCAAAACTAGAGGTTACAATACCAAAACAGGGAGGTGGTACTGAAGAAGTTAAAACCTGCCCTGCTGCTATGGGCTTTGCCTTTGCTGCTGGTACAACTGATGGCCCTGGAGCTTTTGACTTTAAGCAAGGAGATAGCCAG GGGAATGCTTTTTGGAAATTGGTGCGTGACTTGCTTAAAACTCCAGATAAGGAACAAGTAGACTGTCAACAACCAAAACCGATTCTGCTAGATACTGGTGAAATGAAGGAGCCTTATGATTGGGCT CCTTCAATACTTCCAATCCAGATCCTAAGGATAGGGCAGTTGGTCATTCTCACTGTGCCTGGAG AATTCACAACTATGTCTGGGAGACGGCTCCGTGATGCTGTGAAGGCAGTGCTTACTGCAAGTACTGGACAGTTTAATGGAAATGTGCATGTTGTAATAGCTGGGCTAAGTAACACATATTCTCAATATATTACCACCTTTGAGGAGTACGAGATACAGAGATACGAG GGTGCCTCCACACTTTTTGGTCCGCATACCCTCAGTGCGTACATACAGGAGTTCAAGAAGCTCGCAACAGCCCTAAAAAGTGGACAACCTGTTCAACAAGGCCCACAACCACCAGATCTTCTAGACAAGCAAATAAGCCTTTTAGCGCCAGTTGTGTTGGATGCAACTCCCATAGGCAAAAAATTTGGGGATGTCTGCAAAGATGTACCTAAGAACTCCACCTTCAAGAGAGGTGACACAGTAACTGTTGTTTTCTGGTCCGCATGCCCCCGAAATGACCTCATGACTGAAGGTACATTTGCTCTTGTGGAGCTTCTCCAAGGGAAGGATACTTGGATTCCTGTTTACGATGATGATGACTTTTGCCTCCGGTTTATATGGTCAAGACCTTCTAAATTTAGCGCTCGAAGTCAGGCGACTTTAGAGTGGAGAATACCAGAAACAGCTGCTGCAGGTGTTTATAGAATAAGACATTTTGGTGCTGCTAAGAGTCTTCTGGGGTCAATCAAGCATTTCACGGGTTCATCCAGTGCTTTTGTGGTGGCCTGA
- the LOC113751153 gene encoding cytosolic enolase 3 isoform X3: protein MLMSNHMKKSVPSMITKVKARQILDSRGIPTVEVDLYTNKGMFRASAPSGASSGMYEAIELRDGDKGTYLGNGVSRAVRNVNEKISEALIGMDPTLQSQIDQAMIDLDRTEKKESQLVFTRPLLHFSNLFLPLRESAFWEFFFQGELGANAILAVSMAACKAGAAEKEVPLYKHIAVLSGDTNLSLPIPAFTLLSGGKYAGNFLPVKQIMILPIGARQFEEALQMGSETYHHLKAVISKKYGTDGCSVGEDGGFAPSITSIREGLDLVKEAIGRTGYSEKLKIAIDVDATEFCIGTKYDLDFKSPNKSGQNFKSGEDMINIYKELCADYPIVSIEDPFDKEDWEHAKHFSNLGICQVVGDDLLMSNTKRIERAVQESACNALLLKVNQIGTVTEAIEIVKLAKDAHWGVVISQRSGETEDAFIADLCVGLAVSQIKAGAPCRGERLAKYNQLLRIEEDLGDQAVYVGDDWRLS from the exons Atgcttatg TCGAATCATATGAAGAAATCGGTGCCTTCGATGATTACGAAAGTGAAAGCGCGACAAATTCTCGATAGCAGAGGTATTCCAACGGTTGAAGTTGATTTATACACCAATAAAGGCATGTTTCGTGCTTCTGCACCCAGTGGAGCTTCCTCCGGAAT GTATGAGGCTATTGAATTACGTGATGGAGATAAGGGAACGTATCTTGGAAATGGTGTGAGCAGGGCTGTTAGAAATGTCAATGAGAAAATATCTGAAGCTTTGATTGGTATGGATCCTACTCTTCAGTCTCAAATTGATCAAGCCATGATAGACTTGGACAGGACGGAGAAGAag GAAAGTCAATTAGTTTTCACAAGGCCTCTGCTCCATTTCAGTAATTTATTCCTACCTCTAAGAGAAAGTGCTTTTTGGGAATTCTTTTTTCAA GGTGAGCTTGGAGCAAATGCAATTTTAGCAGTATCCATGGCTGCTTGCAAAGCTGGTGCAGCCGAAAAGGAG GTTCCACTGTACAAACACATTGCAGTTCTTTCGGGCGATACAAATCTTAGTCTTCCTATTCCTGCTTTCACTCTTCTAAGTGGTGGAAAATATGCTGGAAATTTTTTGCCTGTTAAG CAAATTATGATTCTTCCAATTGGAGCTAGACAGTTTGAGGAGGCACTGCAAATGGGCTCTGAGACTTATCATCATCTAAAG GCCGTTATTAGTAAAAAATATGGCACTGATGGATGTAGTGTTGGTGAAGATGGTGGTTTTGCTCCAAGCATCACAAG CATTCGAGAAGGTTTGGATCTTGTTAAGGAGGCAATAGGCAGAACTGGGTACAGTGAAAAGTTAAAGATAGCAATTGATGTTGATGCCACCGAGTTCTGCATAG GTACAAAGTATGATTTAGATTTCAAATCCCCCAACAAatcaggtcaaaatttcaagtcaGGAGAGGATATGATTAATATATACAAGGAACTTTGTGCAG ATTACCCTATTGTTTCAATTGAAGATCCATTTGACAAGGAGGATTGGGAGCACGCCAAGCATTTTTCAAATCTTGGAATATGCCAG GTTGTGGGAGATGACTTGTTGATGTCAAACactaaaagaattgaaagagcTGTGCAGGAATCTGCTTGTAATGCTCTTCTTCTCAAG GTTAATCAGATTGGGACGGTGACTGAGGCAATTGAAATCGTGAAATTGGCCAAGGATGCCCACTGGGGAGTTGTGATATCTCAAAGAAGCGGGGAAACTGAAGATGCATTCATTGCTGATTTATGTGTTGGCCTTGCTGTAAGTCAGATAAAAGCAGGTGCCCCTTGCCGAGGAGAAAGACTAGCAAAATACAACCAG TTGCTTAGAATTGAGGAAGATCTTGGAGACCAAGCAGTTTACGTGGGTGATGATTGGAGATTGTCCTAA
- the LOC113751153 gene encoding cytosolic enolase 3 isoform X2 — protein sequence MSVQEYLDKHALSRKIEDAVNAAVRAKTPDPVLFISNHMKKSVPSMITKVKARQILDSRGIPTVEVDLYTNKGMFRASAPSGASSGMYEAIELRDGDKGTYLGNGVSRAVRNVNEKISEALIGMDPTLQSQIDQAMIDLDRTEKKGELGANAILAVSMAACKAGAAEKEVPLYKHIAVLSGDTNLSLPIPAFTLLSGGKYAGNFLPVKQIMILPIGARQFEEALQMGSETYHHLKAVISKKYGTDGCSVGEDGGFAPSITSIREGLDLVKEAIGRTGYSEKLKIAIDVDATEFCIGTKYDLDFKSPNKSGQNFKSGEDMINIYKELCADYPIVSIEDPFDKEDWEHAKHFSNLGICQVVGDDLLMSNTKRIERAVQESACNALLLKVNQIGTVTEAIEIVKLAKDAHWGVVISQRSGETEDAFIADLCVGLAVSQIKAGAPCRGERLAKYNQLLRIEEDLGDQAVYVGDDWRLS from the exons atgtcAGTGCAAGAATATTTGGATAAGCACGCGCTCTCCCGGAAAATAGAAGACGCCGTCAATGCCGCCGTTAGGGCCAAAACTCCCGATCCAGTCCTCTTCATC TCGAATCATATGAAGAAATCGGTGCCTTCGATGATTACGAAAGTGAAAGCGCGACAAATTCTCGATAGCAGAGGTATTCCAACGGTTGAAGTTGATTTATACACCAATAAAGGCATGTTTCGTGCTTCTGCACCCAGTGGAGCTTCCTCCGGAAT GTATGAGGCTATTGAATTACGTGATGGAGATAAGGGAACGTATCTTGGAAATGGTGTGAGCAGGGCTGTTAGAAATGTCAATGAGAAAATATCTGAAGCTTTGATTGGTATGGATCCTACTCTTCAGTCTCAAATTGATCAAGCCATGATAGACTTGGACAGGACGGAGAAGAag GGTGAGCTTGGAGCAAATGCAATTTTAGCAGTATCCATGGCTGCTTGCAAAGCTGGTGCAGCCGAAAAGGAG GTTCCACTGTACAAACACATTGCAGTTCTTTCGGGCGATACAAATCTTAGTCTTCCTATTCCTGCTTTCACTCTTCTAAGTGGTGGAAAATATGCTGGAAATTTTTTGCCTGTTAAG CAAATTATGATTCTTCCAATTGGAGCTAGACAGTTTGAGGAGGCACTGCAAATGGGCTCTGAGACTTATCATCATCTAAAG GCCGTTATTAGTAAAAAATATGGCACTGATGGATGTAGTGTTGGTGAAGATGGTGGTTTTGCTCCAAGCATCACAAG CATTCGAGAAGGTTTGGATCTTGTTAAGGAGGCAATAGGCAGAACTGGGTACAGTGAAAAGTTAAAGATAGCAATTGATGTTGATGCCACCGAGTTCTGCATAG GTACAAAGTATGATTTAGATTTCAAATCCCCCAACAAatcaggtcaaaatttcaagtcaGGAGAGGATATGATTAATATATACAAGGAACTTTGTGCAG ATTACCCTATTGTTTCAATTGAAGATCCATTTGACAAGGAGGATTGGGAGCACGCCAAGCATTTTTCAAATCTTGGAATATGCCAG GTTGTGGGAGATGACTTGTTGATGTCAAACactaaaagaattgaaagagcTGTGCAGGAATCTGCTTGTAATGCTCTTCTTCTCAAG GTTAATCAGATTGGGACGGTGACTGAGGCAATTGAAATCGTGAAATTGGCCAAGGATGCCCACTGGGGAGTTGTGATATCTCAAAGAAGCGGGGAAACTGAAGATGCATTCATTGCTGATTTATGTGTTGGCCTTGCTGTAAGTCAGATAAAAGCAGGTGCCCCTTGCCGAGGAGAAAGACTAGCAAAATACAACCAG TTGCTTAGAATTGAGGAAGATCTTGGAGACCAAGCAGTTTACGTGGGTGATGATTGGAGATTGTCCTAA
- the LOC113751153 gene encoding cytosolic enolase 3 isoform X1 — protein sequence MSVQEYLDKHALSRKIEDAVNAAVRAKTPDPVLFISNHMKKSVPSMITKVKARQILDSRGIPTVEVDLYTNKGMFRASAPSGASSGMYEAIELRDGDKGTYLGNGVSRAVRNVNEKISEALIGMDPTLQSQIDQAMIDLDRTEKKESQLVFTRPLLHFSNLFLPLRESAFWEFFFQGELGANAILAVSMAACKAGAAEKEVPLYKHIAVLSGDTNLSLPIPAFTLLSGGKYAGNFLPVKQIMILPIGARQFEEALQMGSETYHHLKAVISKKYGTDGCSVGEDGGFAPSITSIREGLDLVKEAIGRTGYSEKLKIAIDVDATEFCIGTKYDLDFKSPNKSGQNFKSGEDMINIYKELCADYPIVSIEDPFDKEDWEHAKHFSNLGICQVVGDDLLMSNTKRIERAVQESACNALLLKVNQIGTVTEAIEIVKLAKDAHWGVVISQRSGETEDAFIADLCVGLAVSQIKAGAPCRGERLAKYNQLLRIEEDLGDQAVYVGDDWRLS from the exons atgtcAGTGCAAGAATATTTGGATAAGCACGCGCTCTCCCGGAAAATAGAAGACGCCGTCAATGCCGCCGTTAGGGCCAAAACTCCCGATCCAGTCCTCTTCATC TCGAATCATATGAAGAAATCGGTGCCTTCGATGATTACGAAAGTGAAAGCGCGACAAATTCTCGATAGCAGAGGTATTCCAACGGTTGAAGTTGATTTATACACCAATAAAGGCATGTTTCGTGCTTCTGCACCCAGTGGAGCTTCCTCCGGAAT GTATGAGGCTATTGAATTACGTGATGGAGATAAGGGAACGTATCTTGGAAATGGTGTGAGCAGGGCTGTTAGAAATGTCAATGAGAAAATATCTGAAGCTTTGATTGGTATGGATCCTACTCTTCAGTCTCAAATTGATCAAGCCATGATAGACTTGGACAGGACGGAGAAGAag GAAAGTCAATTAGTTTTCACAAGGCCTCTGCTCCATTTCAGTAATTTATTCCTACCTCTAAGAGAAAGTGCTTTTTGGGAATTCTTTTTTCAA GGTGAGCTTGGAGCAAATGCAATTTTAGCAGTATCCATGGCTGCTTGCAAAGCTGGTGCAGCCGAAAAGGAG GTTCCACTGTACAAACACATTGCAGTTCTTTCGGGCGATACAAATCTTAGTCTTCCTATTCCTGCTTTCACTCTTCTAAGTGGTGGAAAATATGCTGGAAATTTTTTGCCTGTTAAG CAAATTATGATTCTTCCAATTGGAGCTAGACAGTTTGAGGAGGCACTGCAAATGGGCTCTGAGACTTATCATCATCTAAAG GCCGTTATTAGTAAAAAATATGGCACTGATGGATGTAGTGTTGGTGAAGATGGTGGTTTTGCTCCAAGCATCACAAG CATTCGAGAAGGTTTGGATCTTGTTAAGGAGGCAATAGGCAGAACTGGGTACAGTGAAAAGTTAAAGATAGCAATTGATGTTGATGCCACCGAGTTCTGCATAG GTACAAAGTATGATTTAGATTTCAAATCCCCCAACAAatcaggtcaaaatttcaagtcaGGAGAGGATATGATTAATATATACAAGGAACTTTGTGCAG ATTACCCTATTGTTTCAATTGAAGATCCATTTGACAAGGAGGATTGGGAGCACGCCAAGCATTTTTCAAATCTTGGAATATGCCAG GTTGTGGGAGATGACTTGTTGATGTCAAACactaaaagaattgaaagagcTGTGCAGGAATCTGCTTGTAATGCTCTTCTTCTCAAG GTTAATCAGATTGGGACGGTGACTGAGGCAATTGAAATCGTGAAATTGGCCAAGGATGCCCACTGGGGAGTTGTGATATCTCAAAGAAGCGGGGAAACTGAAGATGCATTCATTGCTGATTTATGTGTTGGCCTTGCTGTAAGTCAGATAAAAGCAGGTGCCCCTTGCCGAGGAGAAAGACTAGCAAAATACAACCAG TTGCTTAGAATTGAGGAAGATCTTGGAGACCAAGCAGTTTACGTGGGTGATGATTGGAGATTGTCCTAA